In a single window of the Cerasicoccus sp. TK19100 genome:
- a CDS encoding PEP-CTERM sorting domain-containing protein has translation MKIIPTAIAIFTLASGLRAGLEIRVDYGSTLSGGNWNNVTASLTDYNLVDYNTGLDTGIVAGSGGTPASAGGFFSKDWVTADASTDLFFTTQHVANIAYFKDVTPGVYTLEVLLSANFADDQYGATFTINGQAPSRTFEGTAVPSGDWNFKTDGFIPQNWLIWDDISPDLNDQFIIRSTKEPLTFNSTGINAVVMAEVIPEPSTYALLVGASSLALVAVRCRKR, from the coding sequence ATGAAAATTATACCTACTGCTATTGCTATATTCACTTTGGCCAGTGGTTTGAGGGCTGGTCTCGAAATTCGCGTTGATTACGGTTCAACGCTGTCCGGTGGTAACTGGAACAATGTTACCGCGAGTCTTACGGACTACAATTTGGTCGATTATAATACTGGGCTGGACACAGGAATTGTTGCTGGTAGCGGCGGCACGCCAGCCAGCGCTGGTGGATTTTTTTCCAAAGATTGGGTAACTGCCGATGCTAGCACAGACCTTTTCTTCACCACTCAGCATGTTGCCAATATTGCTTACTTTAAGGATGTGACGCCTGGAGTTTACACGTTGGAAGTGCTGCTCTCCGCGAATTTTGCGGATGACCAATACGGCGCCACTTTTACGATTAACGGCCAAGCTCCGAGTAGAACATTTGAAGGAACCGCCGTGCCTTCTGGCGATTGGAACTTCAAGACCGATGGCTTCATCCCGCAGAATTGGCTTATCTGGGATGATATTTCACCCGATTTAAACGACCAATTTATCATCCGAAGCACTAAAGAGCCACTGACCTTTAATTCCACTGGCATCAATGCCGTGGTGATGGCCGAGGTGATCCCCGAGCCGTCTACTTACGCATTACTGGTTGGCGCTTCCTCGCTCGCTCTGGTTGCCGTCCGTTGTCGGAAGCGCTAG